One segment of Anastrepha obliqua isolate idAnaObli1 chromosome 3, idAnaObli1_1.0, whole genome shotgun sequence DNA contains the following:
- the LOC129240444 gene encoding uncharacterized protein LOC129240444: protein MLERRPLWGLIVLLNVCVVIWRMQEPAMLNVEYDGSAAESAHQQQQHQERTSWAQAIVSRNSITEQQQLYAGKHLLADSAEANEIEVTHKSDDSLHISGYGSSSSTTSRKSHKNKQQIIKQNTPSLSVSSVKSTLSPLVTAATLKNTADIQTTTTGDMRIYNFPPDDFHQLIDLHDFTYLISQNGCSRDIQALILVHSAPANEEKRRLIRETWGNTDLLPRINGVMPFRIIFLLGTVHTEAQQLDIERENFENGDMVQGSFVDSYRNMTYKHVMAFKWFLYNCAHAQILIKVDDDVYVNTPQLLISLERTLLNDDLGNGGMPTAVVTAATSMQHTAYSTDIENNSMENSSSSSSSNSNSSANVRRASDLNANTKAMTNTTDLSAGQILFRHPQDLLFCKTNINAKVKRSFRSKWRVTAKEYPGRYYPPYCPGFAIIYSPDVAFALYNAAQVSKYFWIDDVLITGILAQNISVTITNANQYILYESDCDNLLNDVVNSEDVEFIYAWDLISPKQMQKVWELYLAKAKIHFSRAPTLTSALSLLHAAKKLPYNPTDLNKFKTHR, encoded by the coding sequence ATGTTGGAACGTCGTCCCTTATGGGGATTAATAGTGCTGCTGAATGTATGCGTCGTGATATGGCGAATGCAGGAACCGGCTATGCTTAATGTCGAATACGATGGCAGTGCTGCAGAAAGcgcacatcaacaacaacaacatcaagaacgGACATCTTGGGCGCAAGCTATAGTGTCGCGTAATTCCATAACAGAACAACAACAGCTATATGCTGGTAAGCATTTACTGGCCGATAGCGCCGAAGCGAATGAAATTGAAGTAACGCATAAATCGGATGATAGTCTTCACATTAGCGGCTACGGTAGTAGTTCTAGTACCACTAGTCGTAAGAgtcataaaaataaacaacaaataattaaGCAAAATACACCAAGCTTAAGTGTAAGCTCTGTTAAAAGTACACTCTCACCACTAGTCACTGCAGCTACACTAAAAAACACTGCAGATATACAAACAACGACGACGGGCGATATGAGAATATACAATTTTCCACCGGATGACTTTCATCAACTAATTGACCTGCACGATTTCACATACCTTATAAGCCAAAATGGCTGTAGTAGGGATATACAGGCTCTTATATTGGTACATTCAGCGCCGGCCAATGAGGAGAAGCGGCGCCTTATACGTGAGACCTGGGGCAACACCGATTTACTGCCGCGCATTAACGGTGTCATGCCATTTCGGATAATCTTTCTATTGGGTACGGTCCATACCGAAGCACAACAGTTAGATATTGAAcgtgaaaatttcgaaaatggtGATATGGTGCAGGGCTCATTTGTGGATAGCTATCGCAATATGACTTATAAGCATGTAATGGCTTTCAAATGGTTTCTATACAACTGTGCACATGCGCAAATTCTGATCAAAGTCGATGACGATGTCTACGTGAATACGCCACAATTGCTCATCTCTCTAGAGCGTACGCTATTGAACGATGATTTGGGAAATGGAGGGATGCCTACTGCTGTAGTCACTGCTGCCACGTCTATGCAACATACGGCCTATAGCAccgatattgaaaataatagtatggaaaatagtagtagtagtagtagtagtaatagtAACAGTAGTGCTAATGTACGAAGAGCCTCCGATCTTAATGCCAATACCAAGGCCATGACTAATACTACAGATTTAAGTGCTGGTCAAATTTTATTCCGTCATCCGCAAGATTTGCTTTTTTGTAAAACGAACATTAATGCTAAAGTAAAGCGTAGTTTTCGATCAAAATGGCGTGTTACCGCAAAAGAATATCCCGGTAGATATTATCCGCCATACTGTCCAGGATTTGCTATTATATATTCACCAGATGTGGCGTTTGCTTTATATAATGCCGCACAGGTGtccaaatatttttggatcGATGACGTTCTCATAACTGGAATTTTGGCACAGAATATAAGCGTCACCATAACGAATGCCAATCAATACATACTCTACGAATCTGATTGTGACAATTTGCTTAATGATGTGGTAAATAGTGAGGATGTGGAATTCATATACGCTTGGGATCTGATAAGTCCGAAGCAAATGCAAAAAGTGTGGGAACTTTATCTGGCAAAGGCGAAAATACACTTCTCTAGAGCTCCAACATTAACATCAGCATTGTCATTGCTGCATGCGGCCAAAAAGTTACCGTACAATCCGActgatttaaataaatttaagaccCACAGATAG